One region of Streptomyces davaonensis JCM 4913 genomic DNA includes:
- a CDS encoding SDR family oxidoreductase, with the protein MKIVVIGGTGLIGSQVIALLRENGHEAVPAAPSTGVDTLTGEGLDQALKGADVVVDVSNSPSFEADAALDFFTGSARNLFAAEKEAGVRHHVGLSIVGVDQVPGYGYYLAKVAQEDAVRGSGVPYSLVRATQFFEFIGPVMGMSTEGTEVRLPSLRLRPIASSDVAAAVARAAEGEPTNGIRSIAGPEIHGLDRLGELTLAAKPDGRTVVTDESASLFARMPDVLTGDDTVDVAATRYEDWLKQH; encoded by the coding sequence ATGAAGATCGTGGTGATCGGCGGTACGGGGCTCATCGGCTCGCAGGTGATCGCTCTGCTGCGCGAGAACGGACATGAGGCGGTGCCCGCCGCGCCCTCCACCGGCGTGGACACTCTCACCGGCGAGGGGCTCGACCAGGCGCTGAAGGGCGCGGACGTGGTGGTGGACGTGTCGAACTCGCCGTCCTTCGAGGCCGACGCGGCGCTGGACTTCTTCACCGGCTCGGCGCGGAACCTGTTCGCCGCCGAGAAGGAGGCGGGCGTGCGCCACCATGTGGGGCTCTCGATCGTCGGCGTCGACCAGGTCCCGGGCTACGGCTACTACCTGGCCAAGGTGGCCCAGGAGGATGCGGTACGCGGCAGCGGTGTGCCGTACAGCCTGGTGCGGGCCACGCAGTTCTTCGAGTTCATCGGGCCGGTGATGGGCATGTCCACCGAGGGCACCGAGGTGCGTCTGCCGTCGCTGCGGCTGCGGCCCATCGCCTCCTCCGACGTCGCCGCCGCCGTGGCTCGGGCGGCTGAGGGCGAGCCGACGAACGGCATCCGCAGCATTGCGGGACCCGAGATCCACGGTCTTGACCGGCTCGGTGAGCTCACCCTGGCGGCCAAGCCGGACGGCCGCACGGTCGTCACCGACGAGTCCGCGAGCCTGTTCGCCCGCATGCCCGACGTGCTGACCGGCGACGACACCGTGGACGTGGCGGCCACCCGCTACGAGGACTGGCTCAAGCAGCACTGA
- a CDS encoding sigma-70 family RNA polymerase sigma factor, protein MDERAAPTGDSLTAAAAAFQKLRPRLFGIAYRVLGSVVEAEDVVQEAWVRWQGTDRDAVLDSGAFLAKTTTRLAINVSQSARVRREAYVGPWLPEPVDTSVDPQVGAERGEALELAVLLVLEKLNPVERAAYVLREAFDYAYDEIAGMLELSQANTRQIVSRARKRLSAERREAVDAAQHRRLLDAFVAAARDGDIAALESVLSADVVTYADGNGLRGVARLEIVGAVRSARVTAFTHKFFPGADYSVVEANGRPCLRLTADGATVALVSVTAGADGIDGLYWVIAPDKLRAYDRSAHRAVARP, encoded by the coding sequence ATGGACGAGCGAGCGGCGCCCACCGGCGACTCACTGACCGCGGCCGCGGCCGCCTTCCAAAAGCTGCGGCCACGGCTGTTCGGCATCGCCTACCGCGTCCTGGGCTCGGTGGTGGAGGCCGAGGACGTGGTGCAGGAGGCGTGGGTGCGCTGGCAGGGCACCGACCGCGACGCGGTGCTGGACTCCGGGGCGTTCCTGGCGAAGACCACCACCCGGCTGGCCATCAACGTGTCCCAGTCGGCACGGGTGCGCCGCGAGGCGTACGTGGGGCCGTGGCTGCCGGAGCCGGTGGACACCAGCGTCGATCCGCAGGTGGGCGCGGAGCGCGGCGAGGCGCTGGAACTGGCCGTGCTGCTGGTCCTTGAGAAGCTCAACCCCGTGGAGCGGGCGGCCTACGTGCTGCGCGAGGCGTTCGACTACGCCTATGACGAGATCGCGGGCATGCTGGAGCTGAGCCAGGCCAACACGCGGCAGATCGTCAGCCGGGCCCGCAAACGGCTGTCGGCCGAGCGCCGGGAGGCGGTCGACGCGGCGCAGCACCGGCGGCTCCTCGACGCCTTCGTCGCCGCCGCACGGGACGGGGACATCGCGGCGCTGGAGAGCGTGCTGTCGGCCGATGTGGTCACCTATGCGGACGGCAACGGCCTGCGCGGGGTGGCCCGGCTGGAGATCGTGGGCGCGGTGCGCTCGGCCCGGGTCACCGCCTTCACGCACAAGTTCTTCCCCGGCGCCGACTACTCCGTGGTCGAGGCCAACGGGCGGCCCTGCCTGCGGCTCACCGCGGACGGGGCCACCGTCGCCCTGGTCAGCGTCACGGCGGGAGCGGACGGCATCGATGGCCTGTACTGGGTCATAGCCCCCGACAAGCTGCGGGCCTACGACCGCTCCGCGCACCGGGCCGTCGCACGGCCGTAG
- a CDS encoding VOC family protein, translating to MTLEWEQVNVDAADAAALGSWWAEALGWVVVNDSPDEYEIRPAPDRLPGLLFVPVPEGKTVKNRLHLDFRPDDQQAEVDRLLALGARHADIGQGEQSWVVLMDPEGNEFCVLSSRRS from the coding sequence ATGACCTTGGAGTGGGAGCAAGTGAACGTCGACGCGGCCGATGCGGCGGCCCTGGGCAGTTGGTGGGCCGAGGCCCTCGGCTGGGTGGTCGTGAACGACTCGCCCGACGAGTACGAGATCCGCCCGGCCCCCGACCGGCTGCCGGGCCTGCTCTTCGTCCCGGTCCCGGAGGGCAAGACCGTCAAGAACCGCCTCCACCTGGACTTCCGCCCCGACGACCAGCAGGCCGAGGTCGACCGCCTGCTGGCGCTCGGCGCCCGCCACGCGGACATCGGCCAGGGCGAGCAGTCGTGGGTGGTGCTCATGGACCCGGAGGGCAACGAGTTCTGCGTCCTGTCCTCCCGCCGCAGCTGA
- a CDS encoding universal stress protein: protein MTRPITAGFDGTEESLAALGWAAREAVRRGLALRVVHAWRFQPLEAVEGADPDAQAKWAGEAVAQAARELAERHPGLDVTADAPEGGPVDALVAAAVDAEMLVLGSRGHAAVVGFLLGSVGQQVIVAAERPVVLVRAGDQPSAEVAGHEIVVGQQGEPEDSAAALRFAFETAAARGATVRVVRAWTLPPLFSYSPSSLKLLDDAGGLEPYEKKALASAVQPWRERFPDVQVVEHVEMGSAGQVLLSVAARAQLMVVGRRARRTAVGARIGSVAHGVLHHAACPVAVVPPAAG, encoded by the coding sequence ATGACGCGCCCGATCACGGCAGGATTCGACGGAACCGAGGAGAGCCTCGCCGCGCTGGGATGGGCGGCCCGTGAGGCGGTCCGGCGGGGACTCGCGCTGCGCGTCGTGCACGCCTGGCGGTTCCAGCCGTTGGAGGCGGTCGAGGGGGCCGACCCGGACGCGCAGGCGAAGTGGGCGGGAGAGGCGGTGGCGCAGGCCGCCCGGGAACTCGCCGAGCGGCATCCCGGGCTCGACGTGACGGCCGACGCGCCCGAGGGCGGGCCCGTCGACGCGCTGGTCGCGGCTGCCGTGGACGCCGAGATGCTGGTGCTCGGGTCGCGTGGGCACGCCGCCGTCGTCGGCTTCCTGCTCGGCTCCGTCGGACAGCAGGTGATCGTGGCGGCCGAGCGGCCCGTCGTGCTGGTGCGCGCCGGGGACCAGCCCTCCGCCGAGGTCGCCGGGCACGAGATCGTCGTCGGTCAGCAGGGCGAGCCCGAGGACAGCGCGGCCGCGCTGCGGTTCGCCTTCGAGACGGCCGCGGCGCGCGGCGCCACCGTCCGGGTGGTCCGCGCCTGGACGCTGCCGCCGCTGTTCTCCTACAGCCCGTCCTCGCTGAAGCTGCTGGACGACGCGGGCGGTCTGGAGCCGTACGAGAAGAAGGCGCTGGCCTCGGCGGTGCAGCCGTGGCGGGAGCGGTTCCCGGACGTGCAGGTCGTGGAGCACGTGGAGATGGGCAGTGCGGGGCAGGTGCTGCTGTCGGTGGCCGCGCGGGCCCAGCTGATGGTCGTCGGGCGGCGCGCCCGCCGTACGGCCGTGGGCGCCCGGATCGGCTCGGTCGCGCACGGTGTGCTGCACCATGCCGCCTGCCCGGTGGCCGTGGTGCCGCCTGCCGCCGGCTGA
- a CDS encoding DUF4032 domain-containing protein produces the protein MALQISATNPEHPALLLELPWHLPLEEWPEEYLVPLPRGISRHVVRYARAGTEVIAVKELAERPALREYELLRDLDRLGIPAVDPLAVVTGRLDAEGAPLEPVLVTRHLGGSMPYRSMFETTMRPATMHRLMDALAVLLVRLHLAGFAWGDCSLSNTLFRRDAGAYAAYLVDAETGDLHPRLSTGQRDYDLDLARVNISGELLDLEASGALHPSVDPIEFGTEICARYRGLWQELTRTSVYPAGKYHYIERRIRRLHDLGFDVAEMQIEHSSNGDTVTFVPKVVDAGHHQRQLLRLTGLDTEENQARRLLNDLESWMATQDDHAPGDPLAARPEVLAHRWVRDVFRPTVRAVPLDLRGSMDAAEIYHELLEHRWYLSERAQHDIGLDTAVEDYIENILPKARETLQPTSRQTD, from the coding sequence GCATCTCCCGGCACGTCGTCCGCTACGCCCGCGCCGGGACCGAGGTCATCGCCGTCAAGGAGCTCGCCGAGCGGCCCGCGTTGCGCGAGTACGAGCTGCTGCGCGACCTGGACCGGCTCGGCATCCCGGCGGTTGACCCGCTCGCCGTGGTCACCGGCCGCCTCGACGCCGAGGGCGCACCCCTGGAGCCGGTGCTGGTCACCCGCCACCTCGGCGGCTCCATGCCGTACCGCTCGATGTTCGAGACGACGATGCGCCCGGCGACCATGCACCGGCTGATGGACGCCCTGGCGGTACTGCTGGTGCGGCTGCACCTGGCCGGGTTCGCCTGGGGCGACTGCTCACTGTCCAACACCCTCTTCCGGCGCGACGCGGGCGCCTACGCCGCCTACCTGGTCGACGCCGAGACCGGCGATCTGCACCCCCGACTCAGCACCGGGCAACGCGACTACGACCTCGACCTCGCGCGGGTCAACATCAGCGGGGAGCTGCTGGACCTGGAGGCCTCCGGGGCCTTGCACCCCTCCGTCGATCCGATCGAGTTCGGCACCGAGATCTGCGCACGCTACCGGGGCCTGTGGCAGGAGCTGACCCGCACCTCGGTCTACCCGGCCGGGAAGTACCACTACATAGAGCGCCGGATACGCCGCCTGCACGACCTCGGTTTCGACGTCGCGGAGATGCAGATCGAGCACTCCTCCAACGGCGACACCGTCACCTTCGTGCCCAAGGTCGTCGACGCCGGCCACCACCAGCGCCAACTGCTGCGCCTGACGGGCCTGGACACCGAGGAGAACCAGGCCCGACGGCTGCTGAACGACCTGGAGAGCTGGATGGCCACCCAGGACGACCACGCCCCGGGCGACCCCCTCGCCGCCCGCCCCGAGGTCCTCGCCCACCGCTGGGTGCGGGACGTCTTCCGGCCCACCGTCCGGGCGGTCCCGCTCGACCTGCGCGGCTCGATGGACGCGGCGGAGATCTACCACGAACTCCTCGAACACCGCTGGTACTTGTCGGAGCGGGCGCAGCACGACATCGGTCTCGACACGGCCGTGGAGGACTACATCGAGAACATCCTCCCCAAGGCCCGCGAGACGCTCCAGCCCACCTCTCGGCAGACGGACTGA